The following coding sequences are from one Leucoraja erinacea ecotype New England chromosome 2, Leri_hhj_1, whole genome shotgun sequence window:
- the skida1 gene encoding SKI/DACH domain-containing protein 1, translating to MRNVELRSRCFFSAIVGQNLGVDMGDLESGYEEVDGVRLGYLIIKGKQMFALSQVFTNLLKNIPRTTVHKRMDHLNVKKHHCDLEELRKLKAINSIAFHAAKCTLISREDVEALYTSCKTERVLKTKRRKINGTLLSTELKQGKAPADHYTSFLKENKVWLSLNGKPQPLAGIGRTLQGGGSSLPASNLPQFYSKFTSHSYTEMVRSHCKTPQNYETAEISSNCVAFHTNHSLFRSMICRHPVFYQSAIAYYPKSPNAAGLTYYFRRKSSCEITQKHLGSSSSAKRVLLAAAAPKSYKTKGGDQCLNKFHLANGLHCNQGPLQESCSSDSESSSFSDRADNDSDFGSSLSSSSNSVSSDEEEEDTVSESSDVTSASDEDSSSESDSSSVSSQVSLQSIRFRRTSFSSICSKPLVITQPTFHYQFQAKNNDVLHETAGNDLLEGRTSHCNLKSSAVVKKNEQHWTIKSHNVSCSTGSGSCGGEVNNDRISELPFPHSEISQYLKRSESTINRAPEGGLVPGPKGNTEFPQQRTLTESRKCLGASISHCAEENNVTIVSEPPDNDSPLTANVEKESKISNFIALSSAFQSLNTDNSQGPAVHIHGDGADMGKAIMHNITVKLEESSCEEEYGYMAQHPRKKPKYACNVSQQAVTTLSENKMRDCFATKAKESYVCTEKATNSQNASRRGEDLQSTLNDPVLEDCEFRNGARIRRNYRTLVLGKQHALQGSSVKTIVKSENPRLTGKTDVHEGTPEEFAGTNKRKRVASGVASTLKRPFNFMANFPSPPSLIVGNDGDLCPAYSLDSTKDPKAPQKAHPVWKWQLGGAAVPLPPSHKFRRFNL from the coding sequence ATGAGGAATGTCGAATTGCGCAGTCGATGTTTTTTTTCAGCGATTGTTGGACAGAATTTAGGTGTCGATATGGGAGACTTGGAATCGGGTTATGAAGAGGTGGATGGTGTGAGACTTGGTTACCTTATAATTAAGGGGAAACAAATGTTTGCGCTCTCCCAAGTATTCACCAATCTGCTGAAAAATATACCCAGGACAACCGTACACAAAAGGATGGACCATCTAAACGTGAAGAAACATCACTGCGATTTGGAAGAATTAAGGAAACTCAAGGCGATAAATTCTATTGCTTTTCATGCAGCTAAATGCACTCTAATTTCTCGGGAGGATGTGGAAGCGCTGTATACCTCTTGCAAAACCGAACGAGTTCTGAAGACCAAGAGAAGAAAAATAAACGGGACATTGTTATCAACGGAGCTCAAACAGGGGAAAGCCCCTGCCGATCACTACACAAGTTTTTTAAAAGAGAACAAAGTTTGGTTGAGTTTGAATGGAAAGCCGCAGCCTCTGGCTGGAATTGGCAGGACTTTGCAAGGAGGCGGCAGCTCGCTGCCGGCCTCCAATCTACCTCAATTCTACAGCAAATTTACCAGCCACAGTTACACGGAAATGGTGCGATCGCATTGCAAAACGCCTCAAAACTACGAAACTGCTGAAATATCAAGTAACTGCGTCGCATTTCACACCAATCACTCCTTATTTCGGAGCATGATTTGCCGACATCCCGTATTTTACCAATCCGCCATCGCCTACTACCCTAAGTCTCCGAATGCTGCCGGGTTAACCTATTATTTCAGGCGCAAAAGTTCGTGTGAAATCACTCAGAAACATTTGGGAAGTTCAAGCAGTGCCAAGCGAGTCTTACTGGCGGCAGCTGCTCCTAAATCTTACAAAACTAAAGGAGGGGATCAGTGCTTGAATAAATTTCATCTTGCCAACGGACTGCATTGTAACCAGGGGCCCTTGCAAGAAAGCTGCAGCAGCGACTCCGAGTCCAGTTCCTTCTCCGATCGCGCAGACAACGACTCGGACTTTGGGTCGAGTTTGTCGAGTTCCAGCAACTCGGTTTCTTCGGACGAGGAAGAGGAGGACACTGTGTCCGAATCCTCCGACGTAACCTCGGCCAGTGACGAAGACAGCTCGTCCGAGTCAGATTCCAGCTCCGTTTCCAGCCAAGTTTCACTTCAAAGCATTCGGTTCAGGCGcaccagtttctccagcatctgcagtaaaccTCTCGTCATAACGCAGCCGACCTTCCACTACCAGTTCCAAGCCAAAAACAATGATGTGCTTCATGAAACAGCCGGTAACGATCTCCTGGAAGGAAGAACTTCTCATTGTAATTTAAAGTCGTCGGCTGTTGTGAAGAAAAATGAGCAGCACTGGACTATTAAATCGCATAACGTGTCCTGCTCAACTGGCAGTGGAAGTTGCGGGGGCGAGGTAAATAACGATAGGATATCCGAGCTTCCATTCCCACACTCTGAAATTTCACAATATCTAAAGAGGTCTGAATCGACAATTAACCGTGCTCCAGAAGGGGGGCTTGTACCTGGCCCAAAGGGAAACACCGAGTTTCCACAACAAAGAACATTAACAGAGTCGAGGAAATGCCTTGGAGCATCTATATCACACTGCGCAGAGGAAAACAATGTAACGATAGTTTCCGAGCCGCCAGACAATGATTCCCCATTAACAGCAAATGTAGAGAAAGAATCGAAAATCAGCAATTTCATCGCACTGTCCTCGGCTTTCCAGAGTTTAAATACGGACAATAGCCAAGGGCCCGCCGTTCACATCCACGGTGACGGTGCAGACATGGGGAAAGCGATTATGCACAATATTACAGTCAAACTGGAAGAAAGTAGCTGCGAGGAAGAATACGGATATATGGCTCAACACCCCAGAAAGAAACCCAAGTATGCGTGCAATGTATCGCAGCAAGCAGTAACCACTTTAAGTGAGAATAAAATGCGAGACTGTTTTGCAACGAAAGCAAAAGAAAGCTATGTGTGCACTGAGAAAGCTACCAATTCCCAAAACGCATCCAGACGAGGCGAAGACCTTCAAAGCACTTTAAACGACCCAGTATTAGAAGACTGCGAATTTCGAAATGGTGCAAGGATAAGGAGGAATTACAGAACTTTAGTGTTGGGGAAGCAGCATGCTTTGCAAGGATCGTCAGTCAAAACAATTGTGAAATCAGAGAATCCGCGACTTACAGGTAAAACAGATGTGCATGAAGGAACACCAGAAGAATTTGCTGGTACAAACAAACGTAAACGAGTAGCCAGTGGTGTGGCATCCACGTTGAAAAGGCCATTTAATTTCATGGCCAATTTTCCCTCTCCACCATCACTAATTGTTGGCAACGATGGGGATTTGTGCCCTGCATATTCACTGGACTCTACCAAGGATCCCAAAGCACCTCAGAAGGCCCATCCTGTGTGGAAATGGCAGTTGGGTGGTGCAGCCGTTCCCCTCCCGCCCAGCCATAAATTCAGACGATTTAATTTATGA